The following are from one region of the Rhodopirellula sp. P2 genome:
- a CDS encoding glycosyltransferase family 4 protein gives MPEIEHVILVTDHAYINGGVSKVAIDEAKGLAVTGRRVTYFAAIGPVDESLKQAGVEVVCLNQPDISEDKNRAAAMLRGLWNREVASVLTRLIEDADPDHTILHGHSFSRGLSPAFGPAFVSGKLPHVYTMHEYFLACPNGGFYDYQRQEICKRRGMGVRCLCTNCDSRHGAHKIFRVARHAILQGMGRLPRALRDIVYISQTQLEVMRPYLPKAATLHHLANPIAIDPTAGRTKAEDNDVFLYVGRLSPEKGCVDFAKAARDAGVRAVFLGKGSQEDAIRQENPNAELLGWVNTDEVTHWMSQARALVFPSLWYEGQPLVSMEALSKGLPVIVANWNAAAEQIEHEKTGLIYTEREKLTDVLKQLTPAFAKELSINAYNNREAYGNSVKDHVDSLLNIYRKTGE, from the coding sequence ATGCCAGAGATAGAACACGTAATCCTCGTAACCGACCACGCCTACATTAATGGTGGCGTCTCGAAGGTGGCCATTGATGAAGCGAAGGGATTGGCAGTAACCGGACGACGTGTCACCTATTTTGCCGCCATCGGACCTGTCGATGAAAGCCTAAAGCAGGCTGGCGTAGAGGTGGTCTGCCTGAATCAACCAGACATTTCAGAAGACAAGAACCGCGCCGCTGCAATGCTGCGAGGTCTTTGGAATCGAGAAGTCGCAAGCGTGCTGACGAGACTAATAGAAGACGCAGATCCCGATCATACTATTCTCCACGGGCATAGTTTTTCTCGCGGGTTGTCACCAGCTTTCGGGCCGGCTTTCGTTAGCGGGAAGTTGCCACACGTTTACACAATGCACGAATACTTCTTAGCATGTCCAAACGGCGGATTCTACGATTACCAACGTCAGGAAATTTGCAAACGCCGCGGGATGGGGGTGAGGTGCCTATGTACGAACTGCGATTCTCGCCATGGCGCTCACAAAATATTTCGCGTGGCCCGACATGCTATATTGCAAGGCATGGGGCGACTACCTCGAGCATTGCGGGATATCGTATATATCTCGCAAACCCAGTTGGAAGTAATGCGGCCGTACTTACCAAAGGCGGCGACTTTGCATCACCTTGCAAACCCAATCGCGATTGACCCAACTGCTGGCAGGACCAAGGCAGAAGACAATGACGTCTTCCTATATGTAGGCAGACTTTCGCCAGAGAAGGGCTGCGTTGATTTCGCGAAGGCTGCTCGTGATGCTGGTGTTCGTGCAGTTTTCCTTGGGAAAGGATCGCAAGAAGATGCGATCCGCCAGGAAAACCCAAATGCTGAACTACTGGGTTGGGTGAACACGGACGAAGTCACACACTGGATGTCCCAAGCTCGGGCATTGGTCTTCCCAAGCCTCTGGTACGAAGGCCAGCCGCTGGTGTCGATGGAGGCACTTTCGAAAGGCTTGCCCGTTATCGTGGCCAACTGGAATGCTGCTGCCGAGCAGATTGAACATGAAAAGACAGGCCTGATCTACACGGAACGAGAAAAGCTCACAGACGTGCTGAAACAACTAACTCCGGCGTTCGCAAAAGAACTCTCAATCAACGCATATAACAATCGTGAAGCTTACGGGAACTCCGTGAAAGACCACGTCGATTCGCTTCTAAACATCTATAGAAAAACTGGGGAGTAG
- a CDS encoding ELWxxDGT repeat protein, whose translation MISFKKRRQSLASRRSTRRSFECLEQRRLLAVDLVADIVADNVAYSPSEGIAIGDIAYFGNTDASGEELWRSDGTPSGTYRLADLNTDPNPDWSNSSPSDFLAFQAGFVFDAWLESGNRGLFYYDTTLNEPELLLERNFSTAKTDVSGTLFFTNYDNINYEYELWKSDGTAGGTVVVKEDFTQGIYSDFSSAGGKLFFAYDDGVHGEELWVSDGSYGGTELFEDVSPGPAGSEPSNFVEAGGNLYFTADDGINGRELWSASPGLSTATFLGDTNPGSANSYPRELVESGGQLFYVADGSSGEVLMTSGGALANTVELAQLDQIESLTVVGGTVFFSAMDSFDNELWKSNGTVGSTERVKNIRSDVLSSSPDHLTEYAGKLYFSAIGNVTGRELWVSDGTESGTVLLKDIRPGDGNGSNPSKFVESNGTLYFEADSSGLSGRELWKTDGSTTGTVLVEDLSLLEPTPYSYPSVVGFLATSSHLFFRPSTTIDWFSTDGTPSTATNLTSNFASLGSNPTSLLTTSQGLFFAADNGLWKSDGTESGTIRLDDPIANGFGLYPRDLVEVNGEVYFSGWSNVEGYELWKTDGTPGGTMQVADVNSSGDSYPTNLTAVGSTLFFTANDGVHGNELWKHESLLNATSMVKDLSVGGSYDGSYPDWLTVSGGMLYFSANDGTGEQLYRSTGDAAGTVPVTQAGTGDPILFPTSLTDFNGELFVESDFELWTTTGQAGSSTVGSLGDFSGYPDYYGPRFFVAHQNELHFIARSDELWKTDGTPSGTVSLFDATTDPNDYADVGYLTEAGGLLYFVADADPVGYNDFELWKFDGTTASVVKDIRVGDEGSYPLGLTEFQGKLIFSADDGESGRELWMSDGTQSGTILIDDIHSAVGTGSLANDTFFEFVEFDNQLFFPADNGVVGEELWKFTLPQVTVTNSPVSVDEAATYTASGTLRFADTLTSVPAGVVNNGDGTWTWTGSFPDGPEMESVVLTVTDSEGLTGTATFTVDVQNLTPTYDAGAQEALSPVDAGVFQRTVTFIDPGTDTWTGTVDYGDGTVAPLTFGAGQTIELDHVYLAEGDFTVTVSLTDGDSPLVDDTFVVSVDLNTPPTTNDTAITMLEDGSKVFSSSDFPFSDLDVGDELQSVRIETLPAAGLLYLDLDDNGHFDGGAETLAAASVIAVADLDAGRLRFEPTTNENGEPYTSFEFSVSDGEAFSTLASMTMDVTAVNDAPVATDDSASTDQDTAVVINVLGNDFDLESVGGDAGDFDPTFGANGLVTQSIPIPGVSDSANDVISLGDGKYLVAGTSGNFGTYSDFTLVRYNADGNVDTAFGDQGRVSVPINAGNQVTAVAQQGDGKFVVVGNLYQPGGDSDFAIFRFHSDGSPDATFGSGGLVTTDFGSPNDFAQDIVIDPASGDLIVLGSTIPGGYDYNLRDLAVARYAALDGSLVTSFGTSGKTVIDIRGTRDTAGELAMTPASDLIISALSVSPTSSSDEAILLKLDSNGVLDTNFGTLGLAYAPAAVSYHDDPRFVHVPSTGDTYLAYTSSGNAVVTKFDSSGGIDSSFDIDGSIEHNLNMGSYPSLVGIDLDTNGRLVLAGSGYDSAASNNEFYALRLLQDGTLDVVFNGTGQLVFGTTIGRNDYAHGAKVVNGSLLVVGSVSNADTFDDMVIARVTDSGIVDMAFGNAGVTVTNWPLDSIDDQAKDMVVLPDGKILVVGDSISSPDTNAIKNVVVARYHPDGNLDTSFGTGGIVIADLGTSRDRANAIAVRPDGRFVIAGTMEASSNANFALAQFLADGTLDTAFGVSGIATLDLGQTSTEEAFDLVIDAGGNLVVVGGSAGDVGVARFLANGTPDTTFNTTGFVRLDLGRPSDTAKSVAIDSSGKIIVGGTRGGFAGGVSDYDFALFRLDTDGTLDPTFGSGGIAFADFGFFSSIESIKIQNDGRILAAGSNAFAVARFLTDGTLDNTFSNDGKASGFASGIARDIALTPSGEIFLVGSAYGGTATRNDLTLVKLLSNGTLDTSFHSGSAVVHDLGSNDDDEPRAISIDAEGNLLIAGYSDRSDNGTFAGGDNDWFVARLLTSFFTPLTVTDIDASSILGTVSNNGDGSLTYDPAGALDYLAVGENETVQLSYTIEDPDGGAASAMVTVTVNGLNDPPIVAADQPSVSVAEGLTATMTGTFGDVDVSDTVTLSASPSLGSIVDNGDGTWTWSYLTTDGPSESQTITITADDGSVSVDATFNLVVTNVAPTFEAGIDETVAPGATFTRTIDFTDPGQDVWSGTVDFDDGNGPQSLTIDPALKSIDLSHVFTDAGVFTVEISLDDDDSAPVTDTFEVTVGQTSNLDLGLVAHWEFEGDALDSAPEGSVADDGTLVGATIVSGGLGNSSVQFSGTDQVMTVAQSVDIDNRTTTERTVAFWFYPTNLNGTGRQVIYQEGGTVRGLNIYLENGQLLAGGWSVLDGWGGTWLSASNVVADQWNHASLVFDAVAGEIRLQLNGAAETTGAALAAITAHNNATLGRADGGTRFSDGAGGGVNVGGTSSHYAGLIDDARIYNRVLNHIELQELDSQTPTSPGNLALGLVTHWGFEGNTLDSAPEGSAADDGTLVGATIVSGGLGNSSVQFSGTDQVMTVAQSVDIDNRTTTERTVAFWFYPTNLNGTGRQVIYQEGGTVRGLNIYLENGQLLAGGWSVLDGWGGTWLSASNVVADQWNHASLVFDAVAGEIRLQLNGAAETTGAALAAITAHNNATLGRADGGTRFSDGAGGGVNVGGTSSHYAGLIDDARIYNRVLNHIELQELDSQTPTSPGNLALGLVTHWGFEGNTLDSAPEGSAADDGTLVGATIVSGGLGNSSVQFSGTDQVMTVAQSVDIDNRTTTERTVAFWFYPTNLNGTGRQVIYQEGGTVRGLNIYLENGQLLAGGWSVLDGWGGTWLSASNVVADQWNHASLVFDAVAGEIRLQLNGAAETTGAALAAITAHNNATLGRADGGTRFSDGAGGGVNVGGTSSHYAGLIDDARIYNRVLNHIELQELDSQTPTSPGNLALGLVTHWGFEGNTLDSAPEGSAADDGTLVGATIVSGGLGNSSVQFSGTDQVMTVAQSVDIDNRTTTERTVAFWFYPTNLNGTGRQVIYQEGGTVRGLNIYLENGQLLAGGWSVLDGWGGTWLSASNVVADQWNHASLVFDAVAGEIRLQLNGAAETTGAALAAITAHNNATLGRADGGTRFSDGAGGGVNVGGTSSHYAGLIDDARIYNRVLNHIELQELASVSLSPPTGSASSYNARVATDQMEKEDTNADGSVTASDALRVINYMNSPADGAEGEPLSVELSRLDVNGDGSITALDALMVINKLNGLDQLVASVAEHDDESWWADSVDEVITDGILF comes from the coding sequence ATGATCTCCTTCAAGAAACGACGGCAATCTCTGGCCTCACGCCGTAGCACACGCCGGTCATTCGAGTGTCTCGAACAGCGTCGATTGCTCGCGGTTGATTTGGTTGCTGACATTGTGGCCGATAATGTCGCGTATTCACCAAGCGAAGGAATTGCGATCGGCGACATCGCTTACTTTGGAAACACCGACGCATCGGGGGAAGAACTGTGGCGAAGCGATGGGACGCCCTCGGGAACCTATCGTCTCGCGGATCTGAATACCGACCCCAATCCAGATTGGTCCAATTCTTCGCCCTCCGATTTCCTGGCATTCCAAGCTGGGTTCGTGTTTGATGCTTGGTTGGAGTCAGGGAACCGTGGGTTGTTCTACTACGACACGACGTTGAACGAACCCGAGTTGTTGCTCGAGCGAAATTTTTCAACTGCCAAAACGGATGTTTCTGGAACGTTGTTCTTCACGAATTATGACAACATCAACTACGAATATGAATTGTGGAAATCGGACGGCACGGCTGGCGGGACGGTGGTCGTGAAAGAGGACTTCACCCAAGGGATTTACTCCGACTTCTCATCGGCAGGGGGCAAGCTTTTCTTCGCCTATGATGATGGCGTGCATGGTGAAGAGCTTTGGGTCAGTGACGGATCGTATGGAGGCACGGAACTGTTCGAGGACGTCTCCCCTGGCCCGGCAGGGTCTGAACCATCCAATTTCGTTGAAGCCGGCGGCAACCTCTACTTCACCGCAGATGATGGAATCAATGGTCGTGAACTGTGGTCGGCGTCGCCTGGTCTGAGTACCGCAACCTTTCTGGGTGACACGAATCCCGGTTCTGCCAACAGCTACCCTCGCGAGTTGGTTGAGTCTGGCGGTCAACTTTTCTACGTAGCGGATGGTTCGTCAGGTGAAGTGCTCATGACGTCAGGCGGGGCATTGGCCAACACCGTTGAGCTTGCGCAGCTTGACCAGATCGAGAGCCTCACTGTTGTAGGTGGAACTGTGTTCTTTTCAGCAATGGATTCGTTTGACAATGAACTTTGGAAATCCAATGGCACTGTGGGGTCGACTGAGCGAGTCAAAAACATTCGAAGTGACGTTCTCAGCAGTTCTCCCGATCACTTGACAGAGTACGCAGGCAAACTTTACTTCTCGGCAATCGGCAATGTAACGGGCCGTGAACTTTGGGTCAGTGACGGGACCGAAAGCGGAACCGTGCTACTGAAGGACATCCGCCCGGGTGACGGAAATGGTTCCAATCCCAGCAAATTCGTTGAGTCCAACGGAACGTTGTACTTCGAAGCCGATAGCTCGGGGCTATCAGGCCGAGAGCTTTGGAAGACGGACGGATCGACCACCGGAACCGTGTTGGTGGAAGATTTGTCGTTGCTCGAACCAACCCCTTATTCCTATCCGTCCGTTGTCGGTTTTTTGGCGACCAGTTCGCATTTATTCTTCCGACCTAGCACCACGATTGATTGGTTTTCAACCGACGGGACGCCCAGCACAGCGACGAATCTGACCAGCAATTTCGCAAGTTTGGGATCCAATCCCACCTCCCTGCTCACAACTTCCCAAGGACTGTTCTTTGCCGCCGACAATGGGCTGTGGAAATCCGATGGGACAGAAAGCGGCACCATCCGGCTAGACGATCCCATCGCAAATGGTTTTGGGCTCTACCCGCGTGATCTCGTCGAGGTCAACGGGGAGGTCTATTTCTCTGGCTGGTCGAACGTGGAAGGCTACGAGCTGTGGAAAACCGATGGCACGCCTGGTGGTACCATGCAGGTCGCGGACGTCAACTCGAGTGGCGATTCTTATCCAACCAACCTGACCGCGGTCGGTTCAACGCTGTTCTTTACCGCCAATGATGGCGTCCATGGAAATGAACTGTGGAAACACGAGTCGTTGCTCAACGCGACCTCGATGGTGAAAGACTTGTCGGTCGGTGGTTCCTATGACGGATCATACCCAGACTGGCTAACCGTCTCGGGTGGGATGCTGTACTTCTCTGCGAACGACGGAACCGGCGAACAGTTGTACCGAAGCACCGGCGATGCGGCCGGGACAGTGCCGGTCACGCAAGCCGGAACGGGGGACCCCATTCTCTTTCCCACTTCACTGACCGACTTCAACGGCGAACTGTTTGTTGAAAGTGATTTCGAACTTTGGACCACCACGGGACAAGCTGGTAGTTCGACTGTAGGATCACTCGGTGACTTCAGCGGCTACCCCGATTACTACGGCCCTCGATTTTTCGTCGCACATCAAAACGAACTCCACTTCATCGCACGCTCGGACGAGTTATGGAAAACCGATGGAACGCCCAGCGGCACCGTTTCACTCTTCGATGCAACCACAGACCCCAATGACTACGCAGATGTTGGCTACCTCACCGAGGCGGGAGGCTTGCTGTATTTCGTTGCGGATGCGGATCCGGTTGGATACAACGACTTCGAGTTGTGGAAGTTTGATGGGACGACCGCAAGCGTTGTCAAAGACATCCGAGTGGGTGATGAAGGTTCCTATCCGCTAGGTCTGACCGAGTTCCAGGGCAAGCTCATTTTCTCAGCCGATGACGGTGAGTCTGGTCGAGAACTCTGGATGAGTGATGGCACGCAGAGCGGAACCATCTTGATCGACGACATCCATTCTGCTGTTGGAACCGGATCGCTTGCCAACGACACCTTCTTTGAGTTTGTTGAGTTCGACAACCAATTGTTCTTCCCTGCCGACAATGGTGTTGTCGGTGAAGAATTGTGGAAATTCACGCTGCCGCAGGTCACGGTGACCAACTCGCCGGTGAGTGTCGACGAGGCAGCCACCTACACCGCTTCCGGCACACTGCGTTTCGCCGACACGCTCACGTCCGTCCCCGCCGGTGTCGTCAACAACGGAGACGGAACCTGGACCTGGACCGGATCCTTCCCTGATGGACCGGAAATGGAATCCGTTGTCCTCACAGTCACCGATTCAGAAGGTCTGACAGGAACCGCCACCTTCACGGTCGATGTTCAGAATCTCACGCCAACCTACGACGCAGGAGCACAGGAAGCTTTGTCGCCCGTCGACGCTGGCGTCTTTCAACGGACGGTCACGTTCATCGATCCGGGCACCGACACATGGACCGGCACTGTTGACTACGGCGATGGAACCGTGGCACCACTGACGTTCGGTGCTGGCCAGACGATTGAACTGGACCATGTCTACCTTGCCGAAGGTGATTTTACAGTCACGGTCTCGTTGACCGACGGAGATTCACCACTCGTCGACGATACGTTCGTCGTATCGGTCGACCTCAACACTCCGCCAACGACCAACGACACGGCCATCACGATGCTGGAAGACGGATCGAAAGTCTTTTCCAGTTCCGATTTTCCTTTCTCGGATCTGGACGTCGGCGACGAACTCCAATCGGTTCGAATTGAAACCCTGCCTGCCGCAGGCCTGCTGTACCTCGATCTGGATGACAATGGGCACTTCGATGGTGGTGCAGAAACCCTGGCCGCCGCAAGCGTGATCGCAGTCGCCGACCTGGATGCCGGACGCCTGCGTTTTGAACCGACCACCAATGAAAATGGTGAGCCATACACTTCGTTTGAGTTCAGTGTGAGCGACGGCGAGGCGTTTTCTACTTTAGCTTCGATGACCATGGATGTGACAGCGGTCAATGACGCGCCGGTCGCCACGGACGATTCAGCATCAACCGATCAGGATACAGCGGTTGTGATCAATGTATTGGGTAACGATTTTGATTTGGAATCGGTCGGTGGTGATGCCGGTGACTTTGACCCGACGTTCGGTGCCAATGGGCTGGTCACGCAAAGCATTCCAATACCGGGAGTGAGTGATTCGGCCAATGACGTCATCTCGTTGGGTGACGGGAAATACCTCGTCGCGGGTACGTCCGGCAATTTTGGAACCTACAGCGATTTCACGCTTGTTCGCTACAACGCTGACGGGAACGTGGACACTGCTTTTGGTGACCAGGGTCGCGTTAGCGTACCTATTAATGCGGGCAACCAAGTCACCGCCGTAGCCCAACAAGGAGATGGGAAGTTTGTTGTCGTTGGCAACCTCTACCAGCCTGGCGGCGATTCCGATTTCGCGATCTTTCGATTCCACAGTGACGGATCCCCCGATGCAACTTTTGGTAGCGGCGGACTAGTCACCACCGATTTCGGCTCGCCAAATGACTTTGCTCAAGACATTGTCATTGATCCAGCCAGTGGCGACCTGATCGTGCTCGGAAGCACGATACCAGGTGGATACGACTACAATTTGAGGGATCTGGCTGTGGCCCGCTATGCAGCCCTCGATGGCAGTTTGGTGACGAGTTTCGGCACGAGCGGAAAAACAGTTATTGACATCCGAGGGACACGCGACACGGCGGGCGAACTGGCGATGACGCCTGCTAGCGACTTGATTATTTCAGCGTTGTCTGTGAGTCCAACGTCATCCAGTGACGAAGCCATTTTATTAAAGCTGGATTCAAATGGTGTGCTCGACACCAACTTCGGAACGCTCGGATTAGCCTACGCACCGGCGGCAGTGTCTTACCATGATGACCCACGTTTTGTTCACGTTCCCTCGACGGGCGACACATATCTGGCATATACGTCATCCGGAAATGCGGTGGTGACAAAGTTTGACAGTTCGGGAGGCATTGACTCTAGCTTCGACATCGATGGTTCGATCGAGCATAACCTCAACATGGGAAGCTATCCGAGCTTAGTTGGGATCGATTTGGATACCAACGGTCGATTGGTTCTGGCGGGTTCAGGTTACGATTCCGCTGCTAGCAATAATGAGTTTTACGCACTGCGTTTGCTACAAGATGGAACCCTCGATGTCGTGTTCAACGGTACCGGGCAACTAGTGTTCGGAACGACGATTGGCCGCAATGACTATGCACATGGTGCGAAAGTTGTGAACGGCAGTCTTTTAGTCGTCGGTAGCGTGAGCAATGCAGACACGTTTGATGACATGGTGATCGCACGCGTCACCGACAGTGGTATCGTCGACATGGCATTCGGCAATGCGGGCGTGACGGTGACAAACTGGCCGCTCGACTCGATCGACGATCAAGCTAAAGATATGGTCGTGCTCCCCGATGGGAAAATCCTAGTGGTCGGTGATTCGATTAGCAGTCCGGATACCAACGCCATCAAAAACGTTGTGGTCGCTCGGTACCATCCCGATGGAAATCTGGACACCTCCTTTGGCACCGGCGGAATCGTGATAGCAGACTTAGGTACCTCGCGAGATAGAGCCAATGCAATTGCGGTTCGACCGGACGGGCGATTTGTGATTGCGGGCACAATGGAAGCGTCCAGCAATGCCAATTTTGCCCTCGCTCAGTTCCTTGCTGACGGAACGCTCGATACGGCTTTCGGAGTTTCGGGAATCGCTACGCTCGATCTGGGCCAAACATCTACTGAGGAAGCATTCGACCTAGTGATCGATGCGGGAGGCAATCTCGTGGTTGTTGGCGGTTCCGCAGGCGATGTGGGCGTTGCTCGGTTCCTAGCCAATGGGACACCCGATACGACCTTTAATACAACAGGCTTCGTTCGGCTAGATCTCGGACGCCCCTCAGACACCGCAAAATCGGTTGCGATCGATTCCTCTGGCAAGATCATCGTCGGAGGAACTCGTGGCGGTTTTGCCGGCGGCGTATCGGACTACGATTTTGCTTTATTCCGACTCGACACGGATGGGACCTTAGATCCTACCTTTGGTAGCGGTGGAATCGCGTTTGCCGATTTTGGTTTTTTCAGTTCCATTGAATCAATCAAAATCCAAAACGACGGAAGAATTTTGGCAGCGGGTTCCAATGCGTTCGCCGTCGCCAGGTTCTTGACTGACGGAACACTCGACAACACGTTTTCGAACGACGGCAAGGCGTCAGGATTTGCCAGTGGGATTGCGCGTGACATTGCCCTTACCCCAAGCGGTGAGATCTTTTTAGTCGGTTCGGCTTACGGTGGTACAGCCACACGCAATGATTTGACGCTCGTCAAATTGCTTTCGAATGGAACCTTGGACACCAGTTTCCATTCGGGATCAGCAGTTGTGCACGATCTCGGAAGTAACGATGATGATGAACCCCGAGCGATTTCGATTGATGCTGAGGGTAATTTGCTCATTGCTGGCTACTCAGATCGCTCGGATAACGGAACTTTTGCGGGGGGCGATAATGATTGGTTTGTGGCGCGGCTACTAACCAGTTTTTTCACACCCTTAACTGTTACTGACATTGACGCCTCATCGATTCTTGGAACGGTTTCCAACAACGGCGATGGATCGCTCACGTATGATCCAGCAGGGGCTCTCGATTACCTCGCCGTAGGCGAAAATGAGACGGTACAGTTGAGCTACACTATCGAAGACCCAGACGGCGGGGCCGCCTCAGCAATGGTGACAGTAACCGTTAACGGTCTGAACGATCCACCGATCGTAGCGGCAGACCAGCCATCGGTGAGCGTCGCCGAAGGATTGACCGCGACGATGACAGGCACCTTTGGTGATGTCGACGTGAGCGACACCGTCACGTTATCCGCTTCACCGAGCCTCGGATCGATCGTTGACAATGGCGATGGCACTTGGACGTGGAGCTATCTGACAACGGACGGTCCGTCTGAATCACAAACCATCACAATCACCGCCGATGATGGGTCGGTGTCGGTCGACGCCACGTTCAACCTTGTCGTCACCAATGTCGCCCCAACTTTCGAGGCAGGGATCGACGAAACCGTGGCTCCGGGAGCCACGTTTACCCGCACCATCGATTTCACGGATCCGGGCCAGGACGTGTGGAGCGGAACGGTAGACTTTGACGACGGGAATGGGCCTCAATCACTTACCATCGACCCGGCATTGAAGTCGATCGATCTATCACACGTGTTCACAGACGCAGGAGTCTTTACGGTCGAAATTTCGCTCGACGATGACGACTCCGCTCCAGTCACCGACACCTTTGAGGTGACCGTCGGCCAAACGTCGAACCTGGACCTGGGGTTGGTCGCTCACTGGGAGTTTGAAGGGGATGCCTTGGACAGTGCTCCTGAGGGCAGTGTTGCCGATGACGGCACGTTGGTTGGCGCGACGATTGTTTCCGGTGGCCTGGGCAATAGCTCGGTTCAGTTCTCTGGAACGGATCAGGTCATGACGGTGGCCCAGTCGGTGGACATCGACAACCGGACCACAACTGAGCGGACGGTCGCGTTTTGGTTCTACCCAACGAACCTGAATGGCACCGGTCGTCAGGTGATCTACCAGGAAGGTGGGACAGTACGGGGACTCAACATATATCTTGAGAACGGTCAGTTGCTCGCCGGTGGCTGGAGTGTGCTGGATGGTTGGGGAGGAACGTGGCTTTCGGCCTCCAACGTCGTGGCTGATCAGTGGAACCACGCTTCGTTGGTCTTTGATGCGGTCGCTGGCGAAATCCGCTTGCAGCTCAACGGGGCTGCGGAGACCACCGGGGCGGCACTGGCTGCCATCACGGCCCACAACAACGCCACGCTCGGACGTGCCGACGGCGGCACTCGCTTCAGCGACGGTGCCGGTGGCGGTGTGAATGTGGGCGGTACGTCGAGTCACTACGCCGGTTTGATCGATGACGCACGGATCTACAATCGGGTGCTCAACCACATCGAATTGCAGGAACTCGACTCTCAAACACCAACTTCTCCTGGAAATCTCGCCTTGGGCCTGGTCACGCACTGGGGATTTGAAGGCAATACTCTGGACAGTGCCCCTGAGGGCAGCGCCGCCGATGACGGCACGTTGGTTGGCGCGACGATTGTTTCCGGTGGCCTGGGCAATAGCTCGGTTCAGTTCTCTGGAACGGATCAGGTCATGACGGTGGCCCAGTCGGTGGACATCGACAACCGGACCACAACTGAGCGGACGGTCGCGTTTTGGTTCTACCCAACGAACCTGAATGGCACCGGTCGTCAGGTGATCTACCAGGAAGGTGGGACAGTACGGGGACTCAACATATATCTTGAGAACGGTCAGTTGCTCGCCGGTGGCTGGAGTGTGCTGGATGGTTGGGGAGGAACGTGGCTTTCGGCCTCCAACGTCGTGGCTGATCAGTGGAACCACGCTTCGTTGGTCTTTGATGCGGTCGCTGGCGAAATCCGCTTGCAGCTCAACGGGGCTGCGGAGACCACCGGGGCGGCACTGGCTGCCATCACGGCCCACAACAACGCCACGCTCGGACGTGCCGACGGCGGCACTCGCTTCAGCGACGGTGCCGGTGGCGGTGTGAATGTGGGCGGTACGTCGAGTCACTACGCCGGTTTGATCGATGACGCACGGATCTACAATCGGGTGCTCAACCACATCGAATTGCAGGAACTCGACTCTCAAACACCAACTTCTCCTGGAAATCTCGCCTTGGGCCTGGTCACGCACTGGGGATTTGAAGGCAATACTCTGGACAGTGCCCCTGAGGGCAGCGCCGCCGATGACGGCACGTTGGTTGGCGCGACGATTGTTTCCGGTGGCCTGGGCAATAGCTCGGTTCAGTTCTCTGGAACGGATCAGGTCATGACGGTGGCCCAGTCGGTGGACATCGACAACCGGACCACAACTGAGCGGACGGTCGCGTTTTGGTTCTACCCAACGAACCTGAATGGCACCGGTCGTCAGGTGATCTACCAGGAAGGTGGGACAGTACGGGGACTCAACATATATCTTGAGAACGGTCAGTTGCTCGCCGGTGGCTGGAGTGTGCTGGATGGTTGGGGAGGAACGTGGCTTTCGGCCTCCAACGTCGTGGCTGATCAGTGGAACCACGCTTCGTTGGTCTTTGATGCGGTCGCTGGCGAAATCCGCTTGCAGCTCAACGGGGCTGCGGAGACCACCGGGGCGGCACTGGCTGCCATCACGGCCCACAACAACGCCACGCTCGGACGTGCCGACGGCGGCACTCGCTTCAGCGACGGTGCCGGTGGCGGTGTGAATGTGGGCGGTACGTCGAGTCACTACGCCGGTTTGATCGATGACGCACGGATCTACAATCGGGTGCTCAACCACATCGAATTGCAGGAACTCGACTCTCAAACACCAACTTCTCCTGGAAATCTCGCCTTGGGCCTGGTCACGCACTGGGGATTTGAAGGCAATACTCTGGACAGTGCCCCTGAGGGCAGCGCCGCCGATGACGGCACGTTGGTTGGCGCGACGATTGTTTCCGGTGGCCTGGGCAATAGCTCGGTTCAGTTCTCTGGAACGGATCAGGTCATGACGGTGGCCCAGTCGGTGGACATCGACAACCGGACCACAACTGAGCGGACGGTCGCGTTTTGGTTCTACCCAACGAACCTGAATGGCACCGGTCGTCAGGTGATCTACCAGGAAGGTGGGACAGTACGGGGACTCAACATATATCTTGAGAACGGTCAGTTGCTCGCCGGTGGCTGGAGTGTGCTGGATGGTTGGGGAGGAACGTGGCTTTCGGCCTCCAACGTCGTGGCTGATCAGTGGAACCACGCTTCGTTGGTCTTTGATGCGGTCGCTGGCGAAATCCGCTTGCAGCTCAACGGGGCTGCGGAGACCACCGGGGCGGCACTGGCTGCCATCACGGCCCACAACAACGCCACGCTCGGACGTGCCGACGGCGGCACTCGCTTCAGCGACGGTGCCGGTGGCGGTGTGAATGTGGGCGGTACGTCGAGTCACTACGCCGGTTTGATCGATGACGCACGGATCTACAATCGGGTGCTCAACCACATCGAATTGCAGGAACTTGCTTCGGTATCGCTGAGCCCGCCAACTGGTTCAGCTTCCTCTTACAACGCCCGTGTAGCGACCGACCAGATGGAGAAAGAAGACACCAACGCTGACGGTTCCGTGACTGCGTCGGATGCCCTGCGGGTGATCAATTATATGAACAGTCCTGCCGATGGAGCTGAAGGGGAACCCCTCAGCGTGGAATTGTCCCGACTGGATGTCAATGGTGACGGTTCCATCACGGCCCTGGATGCCCTGATGGTCATCAATAAACTTAATGGGTTAGACCAATTGGTGGCCAGTGTTGCTGAGCACGACGATGAATCTTGGTGGGCAGATTCCGTCGATGAAGTCATCACTGACGGAATCCTGTTCTAG